From the Falco biarmicus isolate bFalBia1 chromosome 19, bFalBia1.pri, whole genome shotgun sequence genome, one window contains:
- the PYGO2 gene encoding LOW QUALITY PROTEIN: pygopus homolog 2 (The sequence of the model RefSeq protein was modified relative to this genomic sequence to represent the inferred CDS: deleted 1 base in 1 codon), protein MAAPHAEKLEGGVPAPPPPPGPPHPAGSAAASGPGRKQGKAGLQMKSPEKKRRKSNTQGPAYSHLSEFAPPPTPMVDHLVASNPFEDDFGAPKVGAAPAPFLGSPVPFGGFRVQGGMSPQVPPGYGGGPQPLRRQPPPFAPGQIGPAFSMPPQNPNYVQPGGMSFPGQPFSQPLGQNFSPPMGQLMQGPVGGFGPMISPTMGQPPRGDMGPGPALNPPGGPAVAQRFSQPGNLFGQSPMQRPGQSMPPLPPTASPFPGADPGFPAGGEEGGKNLNPPPSTFAQEQHSGSPAAVNGAQPGFAPNSAGRGAGTPETNSLRRPPPGKAAGGSGHQPPPGLVYPCGACRNEVNDDQDAILCEASCQKWFHRECTGMTENAYGLLTTEASAVWACDFCLKTKEIQSVYVREGMGQLVAANDG, encoded by the exons ATGGCGGCCCCGCACGCAGAGAAGCTGGAGGGAGGCgtcccggccccgccgcccccgccggggcccccgcaccccgcgggcagcgccgccgccagcGGGCCCGGCCGGAAGCAGGGGAAGGCAG GGCTGCAGATGAAGAGCCCCGAGAAGAAGCGGCGCAAATCCAACACGCAG GGTCCCGCTTACTCGCACCTCTCGGAGTtcgccccgccgcccacccccATGGTGGACCACCTGGTGGCTTCCAACCCCTTCGAGGATGACTTCGGGGCCCCCAAGGTgggggcagcccccgccccctTCCTGGGCAGCCCGGTGCCCTTCGGCGGCTTCCGCGTCCAGGGGGGGATGTCACCACAGGTGCCCCCCGGTTATGGCGGGGGTCCGCAGCCCCTGCGGAGGCAGCCCCCACCTTTCGCCCCCGGGCAGATCGGCCCGGCCTTCAGCATGCCCCCCCAGAACCCCAACTACGTCCAGCCCGGGGGCATGAGCTTCCCCGGGCAGCCCTTCAGCCAGCCCCTCGGACAGAACTTCAGCCCCCCCATGGGGCAGCTGATGCAGGGGCCCGTCGGGGGCTTCGGGCCCATGATCTCCCCCAccatggggcagcccccccgggggGACATGGGTCCTGGGCCGGCCCTCAACCCTCCCGGCGGGCCGGCAGTGGCTCAGCGCTTCAGCCAGCCCGGCAATCTCTTTGGACAGTCACCCATGCAGCGCCCTGGGCAGAGcatgccccccctgccccccaccgccagccccttccccgggGCTGATCCCGGCTTCCCCGCCGGCGGCGAGGAGGGGGGCAAGAACCTCAACCCGCCCCCCAGCACCTTCGCCCAGGAGCAGCACTCGGGCTCTCCTGCCGCTGTCAACGGGGCGCAGCCTGGCTTCGCCCCCAACAGCGCCGGCCGTGGCGCCGGCACCCCCGAAACCAAcagcctc cgccgccccccccccgggaaGGCGGCCGGCGGGTCCGGTCACCAGCCGCCACCGGGGCTGGTGTACCCCTGCGGGGCCTGCCGCAACGAAGTGAACGATGACCAGGATGCCATCTTGTGCGAGGCCTCCTGCCAGAAGTGGTTCCACCGGGAGTGCACGGGGATGACGGAGAACGCCTACGGGCTGCTCACCACCGAGGCCTCCGCCGTCTGGGCTTGTGACTTCTGCCTGAAGACGAAGGAGATCCAGTCGGTTTACGTCCGGGAGGGCATGGGACAACTGGTGGCCGCCAATGACGGCTGA